The following nucleotide sequence is from Aedes aegypti strain LVP_AGWG chromosome 3, AaegL5.0 Primary Assembly, whole genome shotgun sequence.
AGATGATTGCTTCGGACTCGCTTGGATATCGGAGGATAGGAGTTGTTCTGTTTCAGTTCCGAACGTTCCTGGACGATTTGGATGGACATGTTGCTCGCGCTAAAAAGAACATTCGCGGAGAACGTTCAGACATTGGTTCAGCAGGGTATTATATCGATGGAATCTGTGATGGACTAGGATGCATTGCTCTCATGATTGGTGTTttcattttcctgaaaaataatCCTCCCCGACGGGGCTACACTCAGTTGCAGTCCATTATCCCAGTGTCCGAATCGAAGAGTTCCGAATCCGGTGTCATCTACAAGGTGAAGGTAACAACGAAAAAAGTTGCTCGGAAGGTTCTCTGTTACAGTGGCATTCTACTGCTAAGTTCCACTGGATGGAACCGTTACATTGCCATTTATCAGGACATGCTGGAGCGAGAGGACGTTACTCCGACTCAGTTCCTCCACCAGGAGTCTGTGTTCCGATCGACGGGATTCTTCTTCATCTGTTGGCTGTGGCGAATCTTCAATGTCCACGCGCTGCTTCACTTCCTGCTGTTGAGCATTTTCTGTGATAAACTATGGGAGTACCTGCGTATGATCCAGTACGCCGGCTTTGTTACGCTGCTGGTCATTATCAGTGTAGCAGAGATGCATCTGCTTGGggtgcaaaattttatctataaatcactgactggtaacAATACATCGTTGTGATTAAATTAAGATTTAGACATACACATTGAACGGAAAACTGAGAAAAACAAACATTCAGAGCGTCCTGAAGAAAAACTCCCCAACGTCCCACTTATTATCATATACTATTCGTTAGCTACTTTTTACACAGGCAGAAACTAAACTATTGTATGATTAGTGAACAGAAGCGATCGTTGCAAAGCCTTAGAAGATTGTTAGGAGCACGAGTGCGAATGTATCGGAATGCAAAACGAAACACAAGTAGTAAAGCAAAGGTAgaggagaaatttaatttgtccTTTTGCAGCACGTGTCGCCTTCATTACTCCCATTATACTATATACCGTACACAATTCACACGAGTTTATTATACGTTTGATcgttaatttgtttttattgacAGATTATGACCATTCATACCAAGAGAGTCGTAAAATTATATAGGTATATTTAAACGAGGAGAATCAAAGAAATCAAATAAATAGTAAAGCAAAGAAATACAAACAATAAAGAGATGAAACTATGTTTAGTGTTGAACGAAAtcacaaatctttttttttctattggtaGTTTTAAAGACAGAGAAAGATGTGAAATAGCACTATATTTAGCTTGTAGTTTATACTATTACATGGAATACGGAAGGAACCGGAACAATATCAAGGCGAAGGAGGGCAAAGCCAGTGATTCCCATTCGCTAGCGATTTTAATAACTGCACCCAGTTACGTAGTTTGAGGTGACAATTAAAAACGAGGGAACTTGAACAGGTTATATGTATGAGAATTATTAGAACGTTAGGATCGCATTTTCGATTGCAACGGCGCAAGTGTATGGGTGGAGGGAAGGCGTGTTAATTTATTGCCCATATGGAAAGCTTTCTAATTCGAGCGATTAAAAAAGGAAGAGATAAGTGAGatacaaaaatatatgtgtATATGTGAAGTTTGAAGCGACGAGTAAAGTACGTTGATGCCGAAATTCCTTATTATCGTTCTACTATTCCTAATTTCCGAGATGCTACGTGTTTGTATTATGATTTCTTCATTTCACTCCAAcgggaatttaaaaaaaaaacaacagaaaTCCCacgaggattcctccaggacttCGTACGCAAGTTTTCAGTACTTCTTCAAGCTATTTTTTTAAGTGTTTCTTCAAAACTTACTCATCTAAAATCTCTCAGGAATTATTCAATAAAATGCATCCTTGGATAGTTTCTAGAAAACATTTAAGAATTTTTCTGCCGATTTTATTTGTAATTACCACAGGAGATTTCCCAAGGTTTCTACAGAAATCCCTCAATGCCTCCAtaagttcctctaggattttccTATGAAGATTatattaattttccaacattttaTTCATAATATACAACTACAGCAGACTCCTGCAAAACTGTCACGAGTTGTTGGATTCCTGGAGCTCatggattattcaaaaaaaaaattgggatcTTCATCAGGAAATGTAACAGTAATAAATCCAGTGACATCTCCAACTTATTTAGAACAGCGGTGTTCAGATCGTGCTCCGCAACATTTTCGAAACTTTGTAATAaagctttgaaatattttaactttttgcTTTATATACGCTTTTATTTATACCAATCCAAGCCATACCCAGAATTTTCTAGAGCAAACATTTAAGTAACAAAACAACCGACCGATGAGTAAACAGTTTATATGTAGAATTAGCCTCTCAGAAATTTAGAAGGGGTTTTAATTCATCTTCATTTTATATTTTCGACGTTATGGTGGAAGACGAAACACTGTTTTCATGAGTGTCAAAATCTCGATCATTATCAAACTTTCATATAACTCGGATATTTTTACGAAATCGTTAAGCATTTAAGCTAAGTTTTTGTATTTGGAaggttgaaaaaaatctgtcggcttcaatttttccatacattttatatggaacagGATTAGCTGCAAAATTGTGTTTTATTgaataagtattgaaaaaaatctttaagttGGAAAAATCTAACTCCCCCGacataatattttaaaactttcatggtttaaaaattttgtcGGGATACTTATCCTCTTCGAAAAACAATCTGAGGTACAAGCAAGTTCGATAccagggagccggatcctattcttggcattatTCAATAACTTTGGCAGTGGGATTTTTTGTTAACTATTTGCCACGATATGCGCTGTAGTCAGGGGTCTGATTgcgaagtttcagacaattcggctgaaaaaaaaaacccatgccaaagtgaatcatggaattGCTCATGTAGCTTTGCACCTAATACACTAACGTTTTTTTAACGTCAGTCGATGTTTCGCGTAAAAAAACTACGTCAATTCAAAAAACGACGTAAAAACcgcgttatttaaa
It contains:
- the LOC5563823 gene encoding ceramide phosphoethanolamine synthase, whose protein sequence is MVGPSSQISKILLTLLFLMIIFFIWMDVNLYIRIQDYPIRDNEIRLINGSTVLKPTLPVTSSFATSSVPFRQPLVAARYEDVAWVSCDLNPLCDVTVKAMMLDHTNHYLFAPMATIADNLAGFSKGDLITPNMISFFHVFVAIASGKMIASDSLGYRRIGVVLFQFRTFLDDLDGHVARAKKNIRGERSDIGSAGYYIDGICDGLGCIALMIGVFIFLKNNPPRRGYTQLQSIIPVSESKSSESGVIYKVKVTTKKVARKVLCYSGILLLSSTGWNRYIAIYQDMLEREDVTPTQFLHQESVFRSTGFFFICWLWRIFNVHALLHFLLLSIFCDKLWEYLRMIQYAGFVTLLVIISVAEMHLLGVQNFIYKSLTGNNTSL